The sequence AGATCACTCCGACGAGGGGCCAGCGCAGCGGGATACTCAGGCTAAAGACGATACCCGCGACAAGCGAATACCAGATTCCGTAGGCGAAGAAGCCCTTGGCGTCGCCGAGGATCCAGGCGATGGCGGCGCCGATGGCCACGCCGATAAAGCCGCTGACCGCCGGCTGCACGTTTTCTTTGCGAACCAGGCGCCAGACAAGAACGGCCGTGGCCACCCCGAGGGCAGCGCCGAGGGCGGGCTTGAGACCGTAAGCGTTGTTGACCGGGACCATCACAAGGATGGGCAGGGTGCTCGCGACCAAGCCGCCTAGCCCGCCCATCTGCTCGAGCATCGTGGCAGAGGAAGCGGGGGTATCCGAGTCGGAAGCATGGGACTTTGCCGGGCTGGCGCCAGGCGCGGATCCGGTCCCAACGCCGGGCGGCGGTGTCGAGGGGGTATCGGGCGAACCGTTGGGTTCAGGGTGCGAGGGCATGTGACGAGGGTAGACCGAAGCGATCCGGAGAATCGAGGGCGGGACGCCTCTGGCCCGGTTAAGCCTGCCCTCGGCCCTCGGATTGGGCCTGCGCCTGCGCCTGAGCCTCGAGGTGGCGGCGCAGTTCATCGGCCATGGCCTGGGGGATCTGCACCGGCAGGGCGGTGCCGGCGGGGATGGGGTCCTTCCCGCGCATCACAAAGGTGCGCGCGATGATCTGGCGGGTCAGCTCCACCAGGTCGGCAGAGCCGGCGCCGGGCCCGGCCAAGGTCATGCGCAGCATCCAACGGGGGCCGCTCACACCGATGACGTGCATCGCGGCATCCCCGGACTCGGCGTGCACCTCCTGGCCCCAGGGGCCTTGCTCCATGCTGACTTGCAACCCGTCCTCAGCCATCCCCTGCAGGATTTCGGTGGCCGCTTCCTCCCACATGTCGGTGCTCTTCGGCGCGGCGAAGGCGACCGGAGTGATGCGACCAAAGGGGGTGACAATGTGAACCATCTGCGGGCCGGACGGGCCCATCTCCACCTGAACCTCCCCCTCGTGGGGCACGGGCACCATGAGGGAGCCGAGGTCCAGGCCGCCTTTGGCGAAATCGGAGAAGTCGAACTGCCGGTAGTCCACGCTGTCGCCGTCGAAGGGACCGAAATCCCCCTCCACCCGGTCGTAGCCAGCGGCGCCCGCAGTCGGTTCTGCGGCGGGCTCCTCTGCCCCAGCCTGGCTCTCGGGGACCTCTGCCGCGTCGGTACCGGGCTCTGCGGAGTTCTTCTGCTTCTTCTTAGCGAATCGCCACATGGTGTTCACCCTAGTCAGTCGGCCAGTGCCTAGTGGGAACCGGTGGAACCATAACCCCCGGCACCCCGGACCGTCTCCCCAAGCTCGTCGATGTCCGCTACCTCCTCTACCCCGCACAAGCTGACCTGCTGGACCACAAGCTGGGCGATCCGGTCCCCCCGGGCGATCTGCACCGGAATGTGGGGGTCCAGGTTGATCAGACACACCTTGATCTCGCCGCGGTAGTCCGCGTCGATGGTGCCGGGGCTGTTGACGATGGAGAGGCCACTGCGCGCCGCCAACCCACTGCGCGGGTGCACTAGGCCCACAGTCCCGACCGGCAACGCGATGGCAATGCCCGTACCCACCAGGGCCCGATGCCCCGGCTCGATACGAACGTCCTCGGTGCTGCGCAGGTCCAGCCCGGCGTCCGTGGGATGGGCCCGGGAGGGTAGGGGCAGGCCGCGGTCCAGGCGAGTTATGCGCAGGGGAGCTTCCCCCTGGGTGTGCTCAGTCATGGCCCCATACTGTACAAGTCTTCCGCTCCCCCGCCGCTGCCTTCCCCGGCCCACCCCCCGAGCTGGGCGCCTCGACCGCCTCGCAGTGGGTAACAATGGCGCCTAGTAGTATTGGAGCATCTGAAACCACTGCTGCATCCGGCAAGTCCTGGATCCGGCGTTGTGGGTAATAAGCCAATTAGCGTTCAGACAGGAGAACTGCTGTGCCAGACGTGCGCCCGCCCCATGGGGGTTCCGAGGTGTTGTACTCGGAGCGCCAGCGGGTGCCGTTGACCTGGTGGCTGTTGTGCGCGGGCGTGGTGGCGATTATCGCCTGGCAAGCTCAAATGCAACGCCCGTGGTGGTGGGGGGCAATCGCCGGGGTCCTGGCGGGGGCAGCCGCGACGTGGATGTTGCTGCGGCTGTCCACCACCCGTATTGCCGTCGTCGCCCAGCCGGACGGGCAGCGCTGGCTCCACGCGGGCGGGGCTAAGATTCCGGCGCGCCTCATCAGCAGGGCGCTCGTCATCCCCCCGACGGCCAAGCAGGCGGCCATGGGGCGGCAGTTGGATCCGGCGGCCTACGTGGTCCACCACGGGTGGATCCCCACGATGGCCATGGCCGTGCTGGACGATCCGGACGACCCCACCCCCTACTGGCTCATCTCCACGAAAGATCCGGACGGGCTTCTAGCCGCCCTCGACCGCCCGGTGTACTAAATCCCCGCTGGTTCCGCCGCCCCCACGCCCCCCCTGATCTGCTTCCCCTCCCCCTGCCCGGCGCTGCGCCCTAGGCGCAGTCGACGCAGATGTATTCGTTGTCCCCGGCATTTTCGGCAATCCTGCTGCGGTGCTGGACTAGAAAGCACACGCTGCACGTGAACTCGTCGGCCTGGCGGGGAATGACCGTCCCGGAAAGCTCCTCCCCAGACAGGTCCGCCATGGGCACGTCATAGGGCTCTACGATCTCCCCATCGTCGGTGTCATCGACGTCGGGCTCCGCTTTCTCAGCCGCTTTCAGGCCTTCCAGCGAGTCCGTCTCGATGTCCTCATCGCCGCGGCGGCGGGGGGCGTCGTAATCAGTGGCCACGAAGTTCCTCCTACAGGTGACCGCGATCTAAAACCATTTCTTTGCGGGAAGTAATAACCCCCGCAGATTGCTTCGTCTAGACCGGTTTATCGTTTCGTCGTCCGCGCATACTAGAGCACTTTCCAGGGCCTTGTCACGTCAATCTCACACGGGGGCCTTATTGCGGTTCCAGCTCACCCCCGGCACCGTTTTCCAGGAGAACTCCCCTAAGCCTCTCGGCCACTTTGTCAATCGCCGCCATCACTAGCATTCCCCGGTCACTTCCGATTGTGAGCTCAGGGATCCACACCTGCGCCCCGGCACGCGCGGCGATGATGGCACCGGCGGCGTGATCCCAGGACCCCAGGCCGTGCTCGTAGTAGGCATCTACTCCGCCCGAGGCCACCAGGCACAGGTCCAGAGCCGCCGAGCCGATCCGTCGGAAGTCCCGCACCGCTGGCAGAACGGCGGTCGCCAGCTCCGCCTGGGCCCGCCGACGTTGGGAGAGATAGCTAAACCCTGTGGCCACGAGCGCTCGGCTCAGGGGATCGGCCGGGCCGGCGGGGGAACCCACGCCAATGGCGGTTGCGGGGGCATGTTC comes from Corynebacterium heidelbergense and encodes:
- a CDS encoding DUF4193 domain-containing protein, with the protein product MATDYDAPRRRGDEDIETDSLEGLKAAEKAEPDVDDTDDGEIVEPYDVPMADLSGEELSGTVIPRQADEFTCSVCFLVQHRSRIAENAGDNEYICVDCA
- the dut gene encoding dUTP diphosphatase, with product MTEHTQGEAPLRITRLDRGLPLPSRAHPTDAGLDLRSTEDVRIEPGHRALVGTGIAIALPVGTVGLVHPRSGLAARSGLSIVNSPGTIDADYRGEIKVCLINLDPHIPVQIARGDRIAQLVVQQVSLCGVEEVADIDELGETVRGAGGYGSTGSH
- a CDS encoding DUF3159 domain-containing protein, encoding MLEQMGGLGGLVASTLPILVMVPVNNAYGLKPALGAALGVATAVLVWRLVRKENVQPAVSGFIGVAIGAAIAWILGDAKGFFAYGIWYSLVAGIVFSLSIPLRWPLVGVIWRSINGHDQRWRTNRRAVRAFSLATACWAVVFFARFGVQQWLYLRDATTALGYTRIAMGWPLTIAALLITVWAVRRANAAEGRH
- a CDS encoding DUF3093 domain-containing protein, encoding MPDVRPPHGGSEVLYSERQRVPLTWWLLCAGVVAIIAWQAQMQRPWWWGAIAGVLAGAAATWMLLRLSTTRIAVVAQPDGQRWLHAGGAKIPARLISRALVIPPTAKQAAMGRQLDPAAYVVHHGWIPTMAMAVLDDPDDPTPYWLISTKDPDGLLAALDRPVY
- a CDS encoding DUF3710 domain-containing protein; this encodes MWRFAKKKQKNSAEPGTDAAEVPESQAGAEEPAAEPTAGAAGYDRVEGDFGPFDGDSVDYRQFDFSDFAKGGLDLGSLMVPVPHEGEVQVEMGPSGPQMVHIVTPFGRITPVAFAAPKSTDMWEEAATEILQGMAEDGLQVSMEQGPWGQEVHAESGDAAMHVIGVSGPRWMLRMTLAGPGAGSADLVELTRQIIARTFVMRGKDPIPAGTALPVQIPQAMADELRRHLEAQAQAQAQSEGRGQA